GCGACGCTTAGGAAGATCCTCAGAAGGCACTGCATTACGCATTTTACCTTCAATAGCGGAAACGAGTTCTGGACCCCACTCACGCGGGTCGGCTTGCTCGGTTGCAAGACGGTGATACATTGGTCCCAGATTGGCACAATATTCAGCAACACCATTGGCAGCATTCAGATCGATGGTTGCAAAAGGCCCCATAAAGCACCAGCGCAGACCCAGGCCATCCGCCACTGCTGCATCAACTTCGGCCGGCGTACAAATACCATCTTCGACCAATCTAAATGCTTCACCAAGTAAGGCACTTTGAAGTCGATTGACCACGAAGCCATTTATTTCGCGGGTCAAAGTAATTGGACTCTGACCAAGATCACGCATAAGATCACGCGTAAAGCTCAGCGTCTCCGGCAAAGTCCACGGCGCTGGAATCAACTCTACGAGAGGGATGAGATGTGGCGGATTGATAGGGTGCGCTACAAGATAACGTCCTGCATTCACAAGACCTGCCGTGAATTCTGAAGCAGGGAAGCCTGATGTTGAACTACCGATAATAGTTGTTGGGGTGACGAGACCGTCTATTTCTCGATAAAGCGCCTGCTTAATCGGCAGCCGCTCTGGCGCACTTTCCTGCACATAATCTGCACTCGACAGCGCATCCGCGAGGCTTTTCGCAACACGGCATCTTTCGGCAAAAACTGGATTTGCGGCAGCGACAAACTCAACTGCGGCTTCTGCCGCACTCGTATTCTGATCATAAATTACAAGGTCATGTCCTGCGCGTGCGAAGACCAAAGACCAGGATGAACCAACTACACCACACCCGATTATAGCAATTTTCATTTCACATATTCCTCAAAATTATCCGTGTGGCGCAAGGGTAGACAGTACTTTGAACACTGCCATGCGGAGCAACCTGCGTAGCCATGCCAGCTATGGCTAACCCCCAAGATAGGATCCATGCTGTTAAGCGCATTA
This DNA window, taken from Brucella pseudogrignonensis, encodes the following:
- a CDS encoding 3-hydroxyacyl-CoA dehydrogenase translates to MKIAIIGCGVVGSSWSLVFARAGHDLVIYDQNTSAAEAAVEFVAAANPVFAERCRVAKSLADALSSADYVQESAPERLPIKQALYREIDGLVTPTTIIGSSTSGFPASEFTAGLVNAGRYLVAHPINPPHLIPLVELIPAPWTLPETLSFTRDLMRDLGQSPITLTREINGFVVNRLQSALLGEAFRLVEDGICTPAEVDAAVADGLGLRWCFMGPFATIDLNAANGVAEYCANLGPMYHRLATEQADPREWGPELVSAIEGKMRNAVPSEDLPKRRKWRDKFLASIVEAKRSITKDLGS